From the Microbacterium sp. W4I4 genome, one window contains:
- a CDS encoding aminotransferase class V-fold PLP-dependent enzyme, with the protein MTATPFPSPLRLSSFARARDAWPLDPDIIHLNHGSFGAVPTPVVAHQDALRRRADLSPVEWFPRIAERVREARERTAPFVGARAEDTAFVPNASAAATVVYNALQLGSGDEILVTDHGYGAVTMGAKRLARRFGATVKTVSVPLLASDDEAVQRFEDARTPRTRLIVIDQITSSTARRFPTRRIAEAAAEHGVRTLVDGAHAPGLIPDAAIAGGGDWWFGNLHKWPCAPRGSALLVTQADDRQELWPLIDSWGAPEPFPGRFDTQGTIDATTYLSTPAAIDFIEDEFGWAATREAMTEMADAGAEAIAEALRPYSTEDPLTPLPAPVPSMRLIRLPPGLGATREVADDLRMQLLEATGVETAFTSFQGVGYYRMSVHLYTERSDIDAFIERCVPQLLQRAGIDTGIRSSASIA; encoded by the coding sequence ATGACGGCCACACCCTTCCCCTCCCCGCTCCGGCTGAGCTCCTTCGCCCGTGCGCGCGATGCCTGGCCACTGGATCCGGACATCATCCACCTCAACCACGGCTCGTTCGGCGCGGTGCCGACGCCCGTCGTCGCGCACCAGGACGCCCTGCGCCGGCGCGCGGACCTCAGCCCCGTGGAGTGGTTCCCCCGCATCGCCGAGCGCGTGCGTGAAGCACGAGAGCGCACCGCCCCCTTCGTCGGCGCTCGTGCCGAGGACACCGCGTTCGTGCCCAACGCGTCGGCGGCGGCGACCGTCGTCTACAACGCGCTGCAGCTGGGGTCCGGCGATGAGATCCTCGTCACCGATCACGGCTACGGGGCTGTCACGATGGGCGCGAAGCGGCTCGCCCGCCGCTTCGGCGCGACCGTGAAGACCGTGTCCGTGCCGCTGCTGGCATCCGACGACGAGGCCGTGCAGCGATTCGAAGACGCCCGCACGCCCCGCACGCGCCTCATCGTGATCGACCAGATCACCTCCTCGACCGCCCGCCGCTTCCCCACTCGCCGCATCGCGGAGGCGGCCGCCGAGCACGGCGTGCGCACGCTGGTCGACGGCGCTCACGCCCCCGGTCTCATCCCGGACGCCGCGATCGCGGGCGGCGGCGACTGGTGGTTCGGCAACCTGCACAAGTGGCCGTGCGCCCCGCGCGGCTCCGCGCTGCTGGTCACGCAGGCCGATGACCGCCAGGAACTGTGGCCGCTGATCGACTCGTGGGGCGCTCCCGAGCCGTTCCCCGGCCGGTTCGACACCCAGGGAACGATCGACGCCACCACCTATCTCAGCACCCCCGCCGCGATCGACTTCATCGAGGACGAGTTCGGCTGGGCCGCCACCCGCGAGGCCATGACGGAGATGGCGGATGCCGGCGCCGAGGCCATCGCCGAGGCGCTGCGCCCGTACAGCACCGAAGACCCTCTGACCCCGCTGCCCGCACCCGTCCCGTCGATGCGCCTGATCCGTCTGCCGCCGGGGCTGGGAGCCACTCGCGAGGTGGCGGACGACCTGCGGATGCAGCTGCTGGAAGCCACAGGAGTCGAGACCGCGTTCACCAGCTTCCAGGGCGTCGGGTACTACCGCATGTCCGTGCACCTGTACACCGAGCGCTCCGACATCGACGCGTTCATCGAACGCTGCGTGCCGCAGCTGCTGCAGCGCGCCGGCATCGACACCGGCATCCGCTCCTCCGCATCCATCGCCTGA